From one Candidatus Stygibacter australis genomic stretch:
- a CDS encoding SUMF1/EgtB/PvdO family nonheme iron enzyme gives MKKLLLVLVVALLMMFGCSDDSTSPENEAPGIPSNPAPSNGSSNISVNSNLSWSCSDPDGDALTYDVYFGTNPTPDSGELLSNNQSGTNYNPQTLEYETVYYWKIIASDGEFETASSIWDYTTESGGSVNHPPAEPYAPTPIDNADDVSISTSISWSCSDPDGDALTYDVYFGTDPTLDSGELMSSNQSGTNYNPATLEYETVYYWKIVASDGELETASPIWDYTTESGGSVNHPPAEPYNPTPIDNADDVSISTSISWSGSDPDGDALTYDVYFGTDPTPDNGELVSNNQSGTNYNPQTLEYETIYYWKIVASDGEYETEGDVWNFTTLEEASYGDLIFVEGGSFEMGDHFNEGSTNELPLHDVTLNSFYIGQYEVTQGEYEAVMGSNPAHNYGVGDDYPVYSVSWYNAVEYCNALSIQVELTPCYNLSDWSCDFSANGYRLPTEAEWEYSSRGGVNWTDNYRYSGTTDNLGDYAWYSSNSSSQTHEVGSKLPNQLDIYDMSGNVYEWCNDRYSSNYYSSSPVDNPTGPDSGSSRVVRGGVWFGNATICRVADRGDCYPVVSNYYIGFRILRACPY, from the coding sequence ATGAAGAAGTTATTATTAGTGTTGGTTGTTGCTTTATTAATGATGTTTGGATGTTCAGATGATTCTACGAGTCCGGAGAATGAAGCTCCAGGGATTCCGTCAAATCCTGCTCCGTCAAATGGTTCTTCTAATATTTCGGTAAATAGCAATCTATCCTGGTCGTGCAGTGATCCTGATGGAGATGCACTAACTTATGATGTTTATTTCGGGACTAATCCTACTCCGGACAGTGGTGAATTATTGTCAAATAACCAGAGTGGGACAAATTATAATCCGCAGACATTAGAATATGAGACAGTATATTATTGGAAAATAATAGCAAGTGATGGAGAATTTGAGACAGCAAGTTCAATTTGGGATTATACCACAGAGTCAGGTGGTAGTGTGAATCATCCACCGGCAGAGCCATACGCTCCAACACCAATAGATAATGCTGATGATGTATCAATAAGCACGAGTATCTCCTGGTCGTGCAGTGATCCAGATGGAGATGCACTTACTTATGATGTGTATTTCGGGACTGATCCTACACTGGACAGTGGGGAATTGATGTCATCAAATCAAAGTGGGACAAATTATAATCCTGCAACATTGGAATATGAGACAGTATATTATTGGAAGATAGTAGCTTCAGATGGAGAATTGGAGACAGCAAGTCCAATTTGGGATTATACAACAGAGTCAGGTGGTAGTGTGAATCATCCACCGGCAGAGCCATACAATCCAACCCCAATAGATAATGCTGATGATGTATCAATAAGCACGAGTATCTCCTGGTCAGGTAGCGATCCTGATGGTGATGCACTGACTTATGATGTTTATTTTGGGACTGATCCTACGCCTGATAACGGCGAATTAGTGTCAAATAATCAGAGTGGGACAAATTATAATCCGCAGACATTGGAATATGAGACAATATATTATTGGAAGATAGTAGCATCAGATGGTGAATATGAGACAGAAGGGGATGTTTGGAATTTCACAACCTTAGAAGAGGCTTCTTATGGGGACTTGATTTTTGTAGAAGGCGGCAGTTTTGAGATGGGTGACCATTTTAATGAAGGAAGTACAAATGAGTTACCGCTTCATGATGTTACGCTAAACAGTTTTTATATTGGGCAGTATGAAGTAACGCAGGGAGAATATGAAGCAGTAATGGGGAGTAATCCGGCTCATAATTATGGAGTTGGAGATGATTACCCAGTCTATTCCGTAAGCTGGTATAATGCGGTGGAATATTGCAATGCATTGAGTATTCAAGTAGAACTAACACCGTGTTATAATCTTTCTGATTGGAGCTGTGATTTCAGTGCAAATGGTTACAGATTGCCTACAGAAGCGGAATGGGAATATTCCTCACGTGGCGGAGTGAACTGGACAGATAATTATAGATACAGCGGGACAACAGACAATTTAGGAGATTATGCCTGGTATTCTTCAAATTCCAGTAGCCAGACCCATGAAGTTGGGAGCAAGCTTCCTAATCAGCTTGATATTTATGATATGAGTGGAAATGTTTATGAATGGTGTAATGACAGGTATTCGAGTAATTATTATAGTTCCAGCCCAGTAGATAATCCGACTGGACCTGATAGCGGGTCTTCCCGTGTGGTACGCGGTGGCGTCTGGTTCGGCAATGCCACTATCTGCCGTGTAGCTGATCGTGGCGATTGCTACCCTGTCGTCAGTAACTACTACATAGGCTTCCGCATTCTCAGGGCATGTCCGTATTAA
- a CDS encoding HRDC domain-containing protein, translating into MFRIITLPFSSKEAGFSVKELNDFVRNKTGVKYQAELLKRGTHYFWSVFIFYEEELTDKPDLSFKYDYEQLMYAELKKWRNARAEKEGIPPYIIFTNNQLRAIIIAKCKTKESLRNIEGIGEIKSKNYGEETIDIVKSFLVEQDKNTEGTK; encoded by the coding sequence ATGTTTAGAATAATCACGCTGCCTTTTTCATCGAAAGAGGCGGGTTTTTCAGTCAAAGAATTAAATGATTTCGTAAGAAATAAGACAGGTGTAAAATATCAGGCAGAATTACTAAAAAGGGGAACGCATTATTTTTGGAGTGTGTTTATATTTTATGAGGAAGAACTAACAGATAAACCAGACTTGAGTTTTAAATATGACTATGAGCAATTAATGTATGCAGAATTAAAGAAATGGCGAAATGCCAGGGCAGAAAAAGAAGGGATACCACCTTATATTATTTTTACCAACAACCAGTTGAGAGCGATAATTATAGCGAAATGTAAAACCAAAGAGTCTTTAAGAAACATAGAAGGCATTGGAGAGATAAAAAGCAAGAATTATGGAGAAGAAACAATTGATATTGTTAAGAGTTTTTTAGTTGAACAAGATAAAAATACAGAAGGAACTAAATGA